A single region of the Vicia villosa cultivar HV-30 ecotype Madison, WI linkage group LG4, Vvil1.0, whole genome shotgun sequence genome encodes:
- the LOC131597387 gene encoding uncharacterized protein LOC131597387: MEQIQTEIAEIRAQMGANISQFREAIQAITHGQEELRQPVQRPDVTVDLSDVHRKGVNLSQEVPLNQNVRNTIQIPVNNVMQLENLSVSSYDTFKFPMDEDEGKFRLLDERLKAIEGRDSLGLDAASLCLVPGIKIPLKFKVPNFEKYKDSLSGASLEWYTQLERTNIRTWKDLAKAFFKHYKYNSDMAPTRIQLQGLTQKIDEPFRQYAQRWRELAARVQPPLLERELVDMFMGTLQDPYLNRMVGCTASEFSALVVAGERIEHGLKTGKIQDVATTFEFSEQDDEETSTVFEVEEEGHAYSPFHIPCYQMTEVTNNQDAPQICAATISHPPVQFVQQKPVPYDQSVQYAPQQHNYQHDYRQRGRQRYRKPKRVFGVIPMPYSQLFSQLLELSLMETKQLDPVIPPYPVKFDPNVRCGYHARAPGHSIEDCKPFRDKVQDLLDSKAIVFTPSGRIEVSLLN, translated from the exons ATGGAACAAATTCAGACAGAGATAGCAGAGATCAGGGCTCAGATGGGGGCTAATATAAGTCAATTTAGGGAAGCTATTCAAGCCATCACCCATGGACAAGAAGAGCTAAGGCAGCCTGTTCAGAGGCCAGATGTTACTGTTGATCTAAGCGACGTTCATCGAAAAGGTGTCAATCTTAGCCAAGAGGTTCCTTTGAATCAGAATGTCAGAAACACTATTCAAATTCCTGTCAACAATGTTATGCAACTTGAGAATCTTTCTGTTTCATCTTATGATACCTTTAAGTTCCCGATGGATGAAGATGAGGGTAAGTTTCGTCTTTTGGATGAGAGATTGAAAGCTATTGAGGGTCGTGATTCCCTTGGTTTAGATGCTGCTAGTTTATGCCTAGTGCCTGGTATCAAGATTCCTcttaagttcaaagtccccaactttgagaagtacaagg ATAGTCTTAGTGGGGCGTCTCTTGAATGGTATACCCAGCTTGAAAGGACCAACATCCGAACTTGGAAAGATCTAGCCAAAGCCTttttcaagcattacaagtataaCAGTGATATGGCTCCTACCAGAATTCAACTTCAGGGTTTGACCCAGAAAATTGATGAGCCTTTTAGacagtatgcacaaagatggagagagcTAGCTGCCAGAGTTCAACCCCCCCTTTTGGAACGAGAACttgttgacatgttcatgggcactttgcAAGACCCCTATCTGAATCGGATGGTTGGATGTACCGCTTCTGAATTCTCAGCCTTGGTTGTCGCAGGAGAAAGAATTGAGCACGGTCTTAAGACTGGTAAAATTCAAGATGTTGCTACTACTTTTGAATTCTCAGAGCAGGATGATGAAGAAACAAGTACAGTTTTTGAAGTTGAAGAGGAAGGTCATGCTTATTCTCCATTTCATATCCCGTGTTATCAGATGACAGAAGTTACTAATAATCAGGATGCTCCACAAATATGTGCTGCAACTATTAGTCATCCACCAGTTCAGTTTGTTCAACAAAAGCCTGTTCCATATGATCAATCAGTTCAGTATGCTCCTCAGCAGCACAACTATCAACATGATTATCGTCAACGGGGTAGGCAAAGGTACAGGAAGCCAAAGAGAGTGTTTGGCGTGATTCCTATGCCTTATAGTCAATTGTTCTCTCAGTTGCTCGAGCTTTCTTTAATGGAAACCAAGCAGTTGGATCCTGTTATTCCGCCTTATCCTGTGAAATTTGATCCCAATGTCAGATGTGGTTACCATGCTAGGGCACCTGGTCATTCAATTGAAGACTGTAAGCCATTCAGagacaaggtacaagacctgCTTGATTCGAAGGCGATTGTTTTCACACCAAGCGGCAGAATTGAAGTTTCCTTGCTCAACTGA